A window from Carbonactinospora thermoautotrophica encodes these proteins:
- the ctaD gene encoding aa3-type cytochrome oxidase subunit I, producing the protein MALVDVIPRSEWERPVRRAKTRGETIVRWLSTTDHKVIGHLYLITSFCFFLVAGLMALIIRAELAQPGLQFVSNEQYNQLFTMHGTIMLLMFATPIFAGFANAVMPLQIGSPDVAFPRLNMLSYWLFLFGGLIVIAGFLTPDGAADFGWFAYAPLTDTVRSPGIGADLWIMGLTLSGLGTILGAVNFITTIICMRAPGMTMFRMPIFTWNVLLTSILVLMAFPPLAAALLALEVDRKFGAHIFDAANGGPILWQHLFWFFGHPEVYILALPFFGIVTEIIPVFSRKPVFGYKGLVAATIAIAGLSVTVWAHHMFPTGAVMLPFFSFMTFLIAIPTGVKFFNWIGTMWRGSLSFETPMLWSIGFLVTFLLGGLTGVILASPPLDFHVTDSYFVVAHFHYVLFGTVVFAMFGGFYFWWPKWTGKMLDERLGKIHFWTLFVGFHTTFLVQHWLGAAGMPRRYVDYLASDGFTGMNMVSSIGSFLLGLSTLPFLYNVYKTAKKGRRVTVDDPWGYARSLEWATSCPPPRHNFTFLPRIRSESPAFDLHHPEIARLEYPTTNEGRLAQALGGPDLTRREEATG; encoded by the coding sequence ATGGCGCTCGTAGACGTGATCCCTCGCAGCGAATGGGAACGCCCGGTGCGGCGCGCGAAGACACGCGGCGAGACGATCGTGCGGTGGTTGAGCACCACCGATCACAAGGTGATCGGCCACCTGTACCTGATCACCTCGTTCTGCTTCTTCCTGGTGGCCGGGCTGATGGCGCTGATCATCCGCGCGGAGCTGGCGCAGCCGGGCCTGCAGTTCGTGTCGAACGAGCAGTACAACCAGCTGTTCACCATGCACGGCACGATCATGCTGCTGATGTTCGCCACGCCCATATTCGCCGGGTTCGCGAACGCGGTCATGCCGCTGCAGATCGGCAGCCCGGACGTGGCGTTCCCGCGGCTGAACATGCTCAGCTACTGGCTGTTTTTGTTCGGCGGGCTCATCGTCATCGCGGGGTTCCTGACCCCGGACGGCGCGGCGGACTTCGGGTGGTTCGCCTACGCGCCGCTGACCGACACCGTCCGCTCGCCGGGCATCGGCGCCGACCTGTGGATCATGGGCCTGACGCTGTCCGGCCTGGGCACCATCCTCGGCGCGGTGAACTTCATCACCACGATCATCTGCATGCGCGCCCCGGGCATGACCATGTTCCGGATGCCGATCTTCACCTGGAACGTGCTGCTCACCTCGATCCTGGTGCTGATGGCCTTCCCGCCGCTGGCGGCGGCGCTGCTGGCGTTGGAGGTCGACCGCAAGTTCGGGGCGCACATCTTCGACGCCGCCAACGGCGGGCCGATCCTGTGGCAGCACCTGTTCTGGTTCTTCGGCCACCCGGAGGTCTACATCCTCGCCCTGCCGTTCTTCGGCATCGTCACCGAGATCATCCCGGTGTTCTCCCGCAAGCCGGTCTTCGGCTACAAGGGGCTGGTCGCGGCCACCATCGCCATCGCGGGCCTGTCGGTGACGGTGTGGGCGCACCACATGTTCCCCACCGGCGCGGTCATGCTGCCGTTCTTCTCCTTCATGACCTTCCTGATCGCCATCCCCACCGGGGTGAAGTTCTTCAACTGGATCGGCACCATGTGGCGGGGCTCGCTCAGCTTCGAAACCCCGATGCTGTGGTCGATCGGCTTCCTGGTGACGTTCCTGCTGGGCGGGCTGACCGGGGTCATCCTCGCCTCCCCGCCGCTGGACTTCCACGTCACCGACAGCTACTTCGTGGTCGCGCACTTCCACTACGTGCTGTTCGGCACCGTGGTGTTCGCCATGTTCGGCGGCTTCTACTTCTGGTGGCCGAAGTGGACCGGCAAGATGCTGGACGAGCGGCTCGGCAAGATCCACTTTTGGACGCTGTTCGTCGGTTTCCACACCACGTTCCTGGTCCAGCACTGGCTGGGCGCGGCGGGCATGCCCCGCCGCTACGTCGACTACCTGGCCAGCGACGGCTTCACCGGGATGAACATGGTCTCCTCGATCGGGTCGTTCCTGCTCGGCCTGTCCACCCTGCCGTTCCTGTACAACGTGTACAAGACAGCGAAGAAGGGCCGGCGGGTCACCGTGGACGACCCGTGGGGCTACGCCCGGTCGCTGGAGTGGGCCACCTCCTGCCCCCCGCCGCGGCACAACTTCACCTTCCTGCCGCGCATCCGGTCTGAGTCCCCGGCCTTCGACCTGCACCACCCGGAGATAGCCAGGCTGGAGTACCCGACCACGAACGAGGGCCGGCTGGCCCAAGCTCTCGGCGGCCCGGACCTCACCCGCCGCGAGGAGGCCACCGGGTGA
- the gcvT gene encoding glycine cleavage system aminomethyltransferase GcvT yields MSETLRTPLHAVHEELGAVFTDFAGWRMPLRYGSETAEHQAVRQAAGMFDLSHMGEIVVRGPQAGAALDYALVGHLSVVGVGRARYTMICTESGGVLDDLVVYRTGEQEYLVVANAANVAVVARELTERARGFDAEVRDASAEYALIAVQGPRAAALLAGLTDVDLDKVRYYACVEAKVGKWPALLARTGYTGEDGFELFLAPDDAEPVWRAVAGAGEAHGLRPAGLACRDTLRLEAGMPLYGNELRADLTPYEAGLGRVVKFDHGDFVGRAALAARAESGPRISLIGLVATGRRSPRKGYPVIDPRSDRPIGTVTSGAPSPTLGKPIAMAYVPNDQAEPGTRLCVEVRGSLEPVDVVALPFYRARDRHR; encoded by the coding sequence ATGAGCGAGACGCTGCGCACACCCCTGCACGCCGTCCACGAGGAGCTCGGTGCCGTCTTCACCGACTTCGCCGGTTGGCGGATGCCGCTGCGCTACGGTTCGGAGACAGCTGAGCACCAGGCCGTACGCCAGGCAGCCGGCATGTTCGACCTGTCCCACATGGGGGAGATCGTCGTGCGCGGCCCCCAGGCCGGCGCCGCGCTCGACTACGCCCTGGTCGGGCACTTGTCCGTGGTCGGCGTCGGGCGTGCGCGATACACCATGATCTGCACCGAAAGCGGCGGCGTGCTGGACGACCTGGTCGTGTACCGCACTGGGGAGCAGGAGTACCTGGTCGTCGCCAACGCCGCCAACGTCGCCGTGGTGGCCCGGGAGCTCACCGAGCGTGCCCGGGGCTTCGACGCGGAGGTGCGGGACGCCTCAGCTGAGTACGCGCTGATCGCCGTCCAGGGTCCGCGAGCCGCCGCACTGCTGGCCGGCCTGACCGACGTCGACCTTGACAAGGTCAGGTACTACGCGTGCGTCGAGGCCAAGGTCGGCAAGTGGCCTGCGCTGCTGGCCCGGACCGGGTACACCGGCGAGGACGGCTTTGAGCTGTTCCTCGCCCCGGACGACGCCGAGCCGGTCTGGCGGGCGGTGGCGGGCGCCGGAGAGGCACACGGGCTGCGACCCGCCGGCCTCGCCTGCCGCGACACGCTGCGCCTGGAGGCGGGCATGCCGTTGTACGGTAACGAGCTACGCGCCGACCTCACTCCCTACGAGGCGGGGCTGGGTCGGGTGGTGAAGTTCGACCACGGCGACTTCGTGGGCCGCGCCGCCCTCGCCGCACGGGCCGAGTCCGGCCCGCGGATCAGCCTGATCGGCCTGGTCGCCACCGGCCGACGCTCGCCGCGCAAGGGCTACCCGGTCATCGATCCGCGCTCCGACCGGCCGATCGGCACCGTCACCAGCGGCGCGCCATCCCCGACGCTGGGCAAGCCGATCGCCATGGCGTACGTGCCCAACGACCAAGCCGAACCCGGCACGCGGCTCTGCGTGGAGGTGCGCGGCTCGCTGGAGCCGGTGGACGTGGTGGCCCTTCCGTTCTACCGCGCCCGCGACAGGCATCGGTAG
- a CDS encoding site-2 protease family protein, which translates to MRDSLRIGRIAGIRVGFNISVLVIVVILVVGLALGRFPATFPGRSPAAYLLAALVTAFVFLLSLLAHELAHAIVARRNGIEVEGITLWLFGGVAQLRGEPRTPGADFRVAVVGPLTSLVLALVFGLAAALVAAVAEPGLTVSALMYLAVVNVMLAVFNLIPAAPLDGGRVLRAFLWWRSRDRLRAAVTAARAGRVFGYTLIGLGFLQLVVGLGFGGLWLALIGLFLVNAATAEEQQTQANAALHGIRVIDVMTRNPVTASPEEPLSLFIDRTVLTHRFSTYPLVDTVGRLSGLVTLNRIRAVAPERRAVTRLGDIACPPDQVPVARPEEPLTDLLPRMAGCPDGRAVVVDASGVVIGLITPSDISRALQLRDLRPFDPYPTPRGADVSLTHHRHAA; encoded by the coding sequence ATGCGAGATTCCTTGCGAATCGGACGGATCGCGGGTATTCGCGTTGGTTTCAACATCAGCGTGCTCGTGATCGTGGTGATCTTGGTGGTCGGCCTCGCGCTCGGCCGGTTCCCGGCGACGTTCCCCGGCCGCAGCCCGGCCGCGTACCTGCTGGCAGCCCTTGTCACCGCGTTCGTGTTCCTGCTGTCCCTGCTCGCCCACGAGCTGGCCCACGCGATCGTGGCGCGGCGCAACGGCATCGAGGTCGAGGGCATCACCCTGTGGCTGTTCGGCGGGGTGGCGCAGCTGCGCGGCGAGCCCCGCACACCTGGCGCGGACTTTCGGGTCGCGGTGGTCGGCCCGCTCACCAGCCTGGTGCTCGCGCTGGTGTTCGGGCTGGCGGCGGCTCTCGTCGCGGCCGTGGCCGAGCCTGGCCTGACCGTGAGCGCGCTCATGTACCTGGCGGTGGTCAACGTCATGCTGGCCGTCTTCAACCTGATCCCCGCCGCGCCCCTGGACGGAGGCCGGGTGCTGCGCGCGTTCCTGTGGTGGCGCAGCCGTGACCGGCTCCGGGCGGCGGTCACCGCGGCCCGCGCCGGGCGGGTCTTCGGGTACACGCTGATCGGGCTGGGGTTCTTGCAACTCGTCGTCGGGCTCGGCTTCGGCGGGCTGTGGCTCGCGCTGATCGGCCTGTTCCTGGTCAACGCCGCTACCGCGGAGGAACAGCAGACCCAGGCGAACGCCGCGCTGCACGGCATCCGCGTCATCGACGTGATGACCCGCAACCCGGTCACCGCGAGCCCCGAAGAACCGCTGTCGCTGTTCATCGACCGGACGGTGCTGACCCACCGGTTCTCGACGTACCCGTTGGTGGACACCGTGGGCCGGCTCTCCGGCCTGGTCACCCTGAACCGGATCCGCGCCGTCGCGCCGGAGCGTCGCGCGGTCACCCGCCTCGGCGACATCGCCTGCCCGCCCGACCAGGTGCCGGTGGCCCGGCCCGAGGAGCCGCTCACCGACCTGCTCCCGCGCATGGCCGGCTGCCCGGACGGCCGTGCCGTGGTGGTCGACGCGTCCGGCGTGGTCATCGGCCTGATCACCCCGAGCGACATCAGCCGCGCCCTCCAACTGCGCGACCTGCGCCCGTTCGACCCGTACCCGACCCCGCGCGGCGCCGACGTCTCCCTCACCCACCACCGGCACGCCGCCTAG
- the gcvH gene encoding glycine cleavage system protein GcvH, with translation MSDFPENLWYSTEHEWLTPGEDPATVGITKHAADALGDIVYVQLPEVGDRVEAGQPCGELESTKSVSDLYAPATGEVVEVNRAVLDNPGLINSDPYGAGWLFRVKLESEPEGLLSAEQYAAHVD, from the coding sequence GTGAGTGATTTCCCCGAGAACCTGTGGTACTCGACCGAGCACGAGTGGCTGACGCCGGGGGAGGACCCGGCGACCGTGGGCATCACCAAGCACGCGGCCGACGCCCTCGGCGACATCGTGTATGTCCAGTTGCCCGAGGTCGGTGACCGGGTCGAGGCCGGCCAGCCGTGCGGAGAGCTGGAGTCCACCAAATCGGTGAGCGACCTGTACGCCCCGGCGACCGGCGAGGTCGTCGAGGTCAACCGGGCCGTGCTGGACAACCCCGGCCTGATCAACAGCGACCCCTACGGCGCCGGCTGGCTGTTCCGGGTCAAGTTGGAAAGCGAGCCGGAGGGCCTGCTGAGCGCCGAGCAGTACGCGGCGCACGTGGATTAG